Sequence from the Malaciobacter pacificus genome:
ATGACAAGTAAAGATTTTTTGACAATTATTCAAAAAGAAGCAACAAAAACTGATTATGATAGATATTTAAAACAGCTAACATACAAAAAAATTTCATCTGACGATGAATTAGCTGTATTTGAAGTTGGAAATAAATATATTGCTTCGTGGATAAAAAGTAAATTTTCAAATTTAATCCAAAACTGTTTTGAAATATATGATGGGTCTAAGCCAAAAATTGAAATTAAAGTTGCTGGTGAAAAAAAATCGAAAAAAGAGATTAAAAAAGAGCAACTTCAAAATGAAACAGCTGAAAGTACTATTTTAAATCCTTCATATACATTTGATTCTTTTGTAGTAGGACCTTCAAACCAAATGGCATATAATGCTTCACTTGCAGTATCAAATAAACCAGGAATTCAATACAATCCCCTATTTATCTACGGTGGAACAGGTCTTGGTAAAACACACTTACTTCAAGCAGTTGGTAATCAAGCAATTGAACAAGGTAAAACTGTAATTTATGTAACAATTGAGCAGTTCATGAATGACTTTACATTTTCAATTAAAAATAAAAATATGGAACACTTTAGAAGTAAATACAGAAAATGTGATGTTTTACTAATCGATGATATTCAATTTTTATCAGGAAAAGAGCAAACTCAAGAGGAGTTTTTTCACACATTTAATGAATTGCATAATGCAAAAAAACAAATTGTGATGACAAGTGATAGACTCCCTTCTCAAATAGCAGGACTTGTTGATAGGTTAAAATCAAGATTTGAATGGGGATTAACAGCAGATATCCAAATACCAGGACTTGAGACTAAAATTGCAATTATTGAAAAAAAATCTGAATTAAATGGAATTGATTTAACAAGAGAGATTATTAACTTTATCGCAACAAACCTAGATAGCTCTATTAGAGAAATTGAGGGTGTTTTAATTAGAATTAATGCAAGTGCATCACTTTTAAACCAAGAAATTACTATTGAAATGGTTCAAGGTTTATTAAAAGAGCAAATAAAAGAAAACAAAGAAAACATCAAATTACCAGATGTAATTAATATCGTTGCAAATGAATTAAATATTAAACCAAGTGATATTAAATCTAAAAAAAGAACTGCAACTGTAGCAAATGCTAGAAGAGTATGTATATACTTAGCAAGAGAGTTAACACACAACTCAATGCCTGATATTGCAAAGTTCTTAGGTATGAAAGATCATAGTTCAATTTCGCATAATATTAAAAAAGCAAATGAGCTAATTGAGAAAGATGAAAACTTTAAATTAATCATCGAAAATTTAAAAAATAAAATCATAAATAAGGAGTGGTAGACCTAAACTTTTAAAAAAGTTTTTCAAGCAAATGTGAAAAGGTGTGAATATAATGCAAATTTTGTTCACTATCTCAAAGTTCCATTATTTGGCAGCTAAAGAAGTATTTTCATCTTTTCACATTGTCTACTATTTCTACTAGATTAATAAAATATATTAGGAGATAAAATGAGGTTCGTAATTACAAAAAATGTTTTTGAAAATGTAGTAGCTCATATGCAACCTTTTTTAGAAAAAAAAGATGCTAGTTCAATTACATCACATATTTATTTAGAAACATCAAATGATGTACTAACTTTAAAAGCAACAGATTATGAAATTGGTTTAGAATCAAAAATTGATAGCATTACTGATTGTACAGATGGAAAAGCAACTGTTAATGGTTCTAATTTACTTGGTATTATTAAAAGATTAAAAAATGAAGAAATATCAATAGAAACATCTTCTAACAATTTAATAATTAAACAAAAAAAATCAACATTCAAATTACCAATGTATGATGCTAATGAATATCCAAATGTTAGTAAAACTACAAATCTAAAAGATTTATCAATATCTACATTAAATTTTATTACTTCTATTAGAAGAATAACACCTGCTATTGATAATAATAATCCTAAATTTGAATTAAATGGAGCATTACTTGATATAAAAAGTTCTAAAATAAATTTTGTTGCAACAGATACTAGAAGATTAGCTATATCTCAATTACAAAATATTTCTAATGAAGAAAGCCAATTTATTATCCCTAAAAAAGCTATTATTGAAATTCAAAAACTATTTTTAGATGATGCAAAAATTTCTTATGATGATACAAATTTAGTAATTTCTAATGAAAATACAATTTTCTTTACAAAACTAATTAATGGTAAATTCCCAGATTATGAAAGAATTATTCCAAATACTTTAAAACACAATTTTGAATTACCAAAAAATATTTTAATAGAATCTATAAAACTTGTTACTTCACTATTTTCAAATATTAAAATCACTTTTACTCCTAATAATATAATATTTGAATCACTTGATGAAGATACAGAATCTAAAACACAAGTTGATATTAATTTAAATATAGAAGAAGAATTTTATCTAGCTGTAAACGCTAAATATATATTAGACTTTTTAAGTATGACTGATAACGATAAAATTGCAGTTGGATTTAATGAATCTAACTTACCATTCTACTTACAAGATGAAAAATTTAGAACAATTGTAATGCCTATTGTTTTAGAAAAATAAGAAAGATAAATAATACAAGGAAACTAAATGAGTCAACAAGAGTACGGCGCTAGTAATATTAAAGTTTTAAAAGGTTTAGAAGCAGTAAGAAAAAGACCAGGTATGTATATTGGTGATACAAATACAAATGGTCTTCACCACATGGTTTATGAAGTAGTTGATAACTCTATTGATGAAGCAATGGCTGGATATTGTAAAAATATTAAAATTACTATGACTAAAGATGGTTATGTAAGAGTTGAAGATGATGGTAGAGGTATTCCAGTTTCTCTTCATCCAACTGAAAAAATCTCTGCTGCAACTGTTGTATTAACTGTACTTCATGCTGGTGGTAAATTTGATAAAGATACTTATAAAGTTTCTGGTGGACTTCATGGGGTTGGTGTATCTGTTGTAAATGCACTTTCAAAAGATCTTAAAATGACAATTCATAGAGAAGGTAAAATTCATTATCAAGAATTTTCATGTGGTATTCCAAAAGCTCCATTAGAAGTAATTGGAGATGCCCCAAGAAAAACAGGTACTACTATTGAATTTTTAGCAGATGATTCTATTTTTGAAGTTACAGAATATATTTTTGAAACTTTAGCAAAAAGATTTAGAGAAGTTGCATACTTAAACAACTTTATTTCAATTACACTTGAAGATGAAAAAACTAAGAAAAAAGAAGTTTACCATTTTGAAGGTGGAATTAAGCAATTCGTCGAAGATTTAAATAAAGATACAGCTGTTTCAGATGCAGTTGCATTTAATGATAGAGTTGAAGATGTTGAAGTTGATATTGCTTTAATGTATAACTCAACTTACACAGAAAAAACAATCTCATTTGTAAATAATATTAGAACAATTGATGGTGGTACTCATGAAGCAGGATTTAAAGCTGGACTTACTAGAAGTATTACAAAATATTTAAGTGCAAATGCAAATGCAAGAGAAAAAGATGTAAAAATTACTGGTGATGATGTAAGAGAAGGTTTAATTGCAATTGTTTCAGTAAAAGTTCCTGAACCACAATTTGAGGGTCAAACTAAAGGTAAATTAGGATCTTCATATGTAAAACCAATTACTCAAAAATTAACTGGTGAAGCTTTAGATAAATATTTTGAAGAAAATCCTACTCAAGCAAAAGCTATTATGGAAAAGGCTTTAATGGCTGCACGTGGTAGAGAAGCTGCTAAAAAAGCTAGAGATTTAACTAGAAAAAAAGATGCTATGACAGTTGGAACTCTTCCAGGAAAATTAGCTGAATGTCAATCTAAAGACCCAGCTATTAGAGAATTATACCTAGTGGAAGGGGATTCTGCAGGTGGTTCAGCTAAACAAGGTAGAGATAGAGTATTCCAAGCAATTTTACCACTTAAAGGTAAGATTTTAAATGTTGAAAAATCTAGACTTGATAAAATTT
This genomic interval carries:
- the dnaA gene encoding chromosomal replication initiator protein DnaA; translated protein: MTSKDFLTIIQKEATKTDYDRYLKQLTYKKISSDDELAVFEVGNKYIASWIKSKFSNLIQNCFEIYDGSKPKIEIKVAGEKKSKKEIKKEQLQNETAESTILNPSYTFDSFVVGPSNQMAYNASLAVSNKPGIQYNPLFIYGGTGLGKTHLLQAVGNQAIEQGKTVIYVTIEQFMNDFTFSIKNKNMEHFRSKYRKCDVLLIDDIQFLSGKEQTQEEFFHTFNELHNAKKQIVMTSDRLPSQIAGLVDRLKSRFEWGLTADIQIPGLETKIAIIEKKSELNGIDLTREIINFIATNLDSSIREIEGVLIRINASASLLNQEITIEMVQGLLKEQIKENKENIKLPDVINIVANELNIKPSDIKSKKRTATVANARRVCIYLARELTHNSMPDIAKFLGMKDHSSISHNIKKANELIEKDENFKLIIENLKNKIINKEW
- the dnaN gene encoding DNA polymerase III subunit beta, encoding MRFVITKNVFENVVAHMQPFLEKKDASSITSHIYLETSNDVLTLKATDYEIGLESKIDSITDCTDGKATVNGSNLLGIIKRLKNEEISIETSSNNLIIKQKKSTFKLPMYDANEYPNVSKTTNLKDLSISTLNFITSIRRITPAIDNNNPKFELNGALLDIKSSKINFVATDTRRLAISQLQNISNEESQFIIPKKAIIEIQKLFLDDAKISYDDTNLVISNENTIFFTKLINGKFPDYERIIPNTLKHNFELPKNILIESIKLVTSLFSNIKITFTPNNIIFESLDEDTESKTQVDINLNIEEEFYLAVNAKYILDFLSMTDNDKIAVGFNESNLPFYLQDEKFRTIVMPIVLEK
- the gyrB gene encoding DNA topoisomerase (ATP-hydrolyzing) subunit B, giving the protein MSQQEYGASNIKVLKGLEAVRKRPGMYIGDTNTNGLHHMVYEVVDNSIDEAMAGYCKNIKITMTKDGYVRVEDDGRGIPVSLHPTEKISAATVVLTVLHAGGKFDKDTYKVSGGLHGVGVSVVNALSKDLKMTIHREGKIHYQEFSCGIPKAPLEVIGDAPRKTGTTIEFLADDSIFEVTEYIFETLAKRFREVAYLNNFISITLEDEKTKKKEVYHFEGGIKQFVEDLNKDTAVSDAVAFNDRVEDVEVDIALMYNSTYTEKTISFVNNIRTIDGGTHEAGFKAGLTRSITKYLSANANAREKDVKITGDDVREGLIAIVSVKVPEPQFEGQTKGKLGSSYVKPITQKLTGEALDKYFEENPTQAKAIMEKALMAARGREAAKKARDLTRKKDAMTVGTLPGKLAECQSKDPAIRELYLVEGDSAGGSAKQGRDRVFQAILPLKGKILNVEKSRLDKILKSDEIRNMITALGCGIGEDFDEEKIRYHKIIIMTDADVDGSHIQTLLLTFFFRFLRPVVEKGYLYIAQPPLYRYKKGKNETYLKDDTALSNFLIENGLESFSFEGMGYNDLLDLFKMVSRYRGMLGQLEKRYSLLEVLKHLIENSDLVNLEFSKLYEEVKSFLEEKGYNILSKTITDDMIQLFVQTNEGLEELIIDDELFASPYFSEATYIFSKLVERDISMFDKDLIEILEDIEGLAKKGAYIQRYKGLGEMNPEQLWETTMIPEDRRLLRVKIEDAEIASDTFTLFMGDEVEPRRNYIEEHAKDVEHLDV